A single uncultured Acetobacterium sp. DNA region contains:
- a CDS encoding ion channel has translation MNPLINKFPVYEDLANGNTIIIIYDLFILLLFLFEVFLFYNKERIVDDVKNNKTKKIKPFRRFLVKLMVNYEYQGILMVTGVLLVISLGVVSIHHTILVRELIGILGSFGFFIVIVFLVQHLFMKIDQFQDLVVSRFVDLIFYLILGHYFVLFANFISPPDLPLGLIGLSFALFLCFAVMIRAIANPSLIRSSVSKRRKYHETASILKGMLVLVVSEMSILYLMVYNCFKINPNFYVSSSDRALDYFDMLYYMIISFATIGYGDIHPVRIGGSIYGELVAMVIGLTSMFSTACFVGAVVAGAAQMSWNQATATNQDDQDDGSDQGTINTPKSMITVIREKLKNKEL, from the coding sequence ATGAATCCGCTTATCAATAAATTCCCTGTTTACGAAGACCTGGCTAATGGAAATACCATAATCATTATTTATGATTTGTTTATCCTTTTGCTTTTTTTATTTGAAGTTTTTCTTTTTTATAACAAAGAACGAATTGTTGATGATGTAAAGAATAATAAAACAAAAAAAATTAAACCATTCCGACGTTTTCTGGTAAAATTAATGGTCAATTATGAGTATCAGGGGATCTTGATGGTAACTGGGGTGTTACTGGTGATCTCACTGGGGGTGGTGTCGATCCATCACACAATATTGGTCAGAGAATTAATTGGAATACTGGGCAGCTTTGGTTTTTTTATCGTCATCGTTTTTTTAGTTCAGCATCTCTTTATGAAAATTGATCAGTTTCAGGATCTTGTGGTTTCGCGGTTTGTCGACCTGATCTTTTATTTAATATTGGGACATTACTTTGTGTTATTTGCAAATTTTATTTCTCCGCCGGATCTGCCACTTGGTCTGATTGGATTATCATTTGCTTTATTTCTCTGTTTTGCGGTGATGATCCGAGCGATTGCCAATCCCAGTCTGATTAGAAGTTCGGTTTCCAAGCGACGAAAGTATCACGAAACCGCCAGTATTTTAAAAGGAATGTTGGTGCTGGTTGTCAGTGAGATGAGCATCCTGTATCTGATGGTTTACAACTGTTTTAAAATTAATCCGAATTTTTATGTATCCAGTTCAGATCGCGCTCTGGATTACTTTGATATGTTATATTACATGATTATCTCCTTTGCCACCATTGGCTATGGTGATATTCATCCGGTCAGAATTGGTGGGTCGATTTATGGTGAGCTGGTAGCGATGGTCATTGGTTTGACCAGTATGTTCAGTACTGCCTGCTTTGTTGGTGCAGTTGTAGCCGGTGCGGCGCAAATGAGCTGGAATCAAGCGACAGCAACTAATCAGGATGACCAGGATGATGGTTCAGATCAGGGGACGATTAACACCCCTAAAAGTATGATCACCGTGATTCGAGAAAAACTGAAAAACAAAGAATTATAG
- a CDS encoding V-type ATP synthase subunit D, with protein MAIKITPTKANLIKAKGHLDFSEKGYDLLDKKRTILIQEIMQLVKKAETIEKEIGQLFREAYEALQQVCISMGLSHLEEFALSVPPELPYDIRARGIMGVDIPEVIYSETSEQALPYGFYENNPALDVAIKKFNDVKYLSYQLAQIETTAYKLSLEIKKTQKSANALDKIQIPRLKQEIKYIQETIEEKEREEFFRLKRIKNRQ; from the coding sequence ATGGCTATAAAAATAACGCCAACCAAAGCAAATCTGATTAAAGCAAAAGGTCATTTAGACTTTTCTGAAAAAGGCTACGATCTTTTGGACAAAAAAAGAACCATCCTGATTCAGGAAATTATGCAACTGGTTAAAAAGGCCGAGACCATCGAAAAAGAAATCGGACAACTGTTTCGTGAAGCCTATGAGGCGTTGCAACAGGTATGTATCAGCATGGGCCTGAGCCATCTGGAAGAATTTGCACTCTCCGTACCGCCGGAATTACCATATGATATCCGGGCCCGGGGAATCATGGGAGTGGATATTCCAGAAGTGATTTACTCTGAAACATCTGAGCAAGCCCTACCTTATGGTTTTTATGAAAACAATCCGGCCTTGGATGTGGCGATTAAAAAATTTAATGATGTCAAGTATTTATCTTATCAATTGGCACAAATTGAAACAACCGCTTATAAACTTTCGCTGGAAATCAAGAAGACCCAAAAAAGTGCCAATGCACTGGATAAAATTCAGATTCCCCGGTTAAAACAAGAAATAAAGTATATTCAGGAAACCATTGAAGAAAAAGAGCGGGAAGAATTTTTCCGGCTTAAACGAATAAAAAACAGACAATAA
- a CDS encoding MurT ligase domain-containing protein, which produces MKFYLALWFAKLMGIAIKLVSRGRGTNLPGEKALSIDPSFVKHFKNIDYSKVIFITGTNGKSSTTNLVTHILKENGKKIVSNLEGANLLSGIATILAKEASLTGKLKADYYVFETDERYLPLIYAQLPAENMLITNLQKDQVQRNGDPDFIIRKLKEVINPKMTLILNNEEPRSRFFEEIARRSIYYSVSRHDESFTKGNDYPTQACPKCHHDMSFDYYNVDSIGAFHCEHCGFASKTNPEYEVTDINFSDKTFKLKDVVFHMPYDLPFMFYNYAGALAVCEEICGIAPVAAAKAFENFKNIGGRFEVLKYNHKTIKYMRIKQENPDTLQSALNIMASDNNEKMVALGLYVVNDFVPHYINTFYAFDCDFKPLVDSNVERYLCFSEHVSYDTANRLIYEGVSKDDITIMDSDDIKEIFAEIDRAETDNIYLITWISTFEKMKKFIEGGQN; this is translated from the coding sequence ATGAAATTTTATCTTGCATTATGGTTTGCAAAGCTAATGGGGATTGCTATAAAACTTGTCAGCAGAGGGCGGGGGACGAACCTTCCTGGTGAGAAAGCCTTGTCAATTGATCCCAGCTTTGTCAAACATTTTAAAAATATTGATTATTCAAAAGTCATCTTCATTACCGGTACTAACGGGAAATCTTCGACGACAAATTTAGTGACTCATATTCTAAAAGAAAACGGAAAAAAAATTGTTTCTAATTTGGAAGGAGCCAACCTGCTCAGTGGGATTGCCACCATCCTGGCTAAAGAAGCTTCCTTAACTGGAAAATTGAAAGCTGATTATTATGTTTTTGAAACAGATGAGCGTTATCTTCCTTTAATATACGCCCAGTTACCGGCTGAAAATATGCTGATTACCAATCTGCAAAAAGATCAGGTTCAGCGTAATGGGGATCCTGATTTTATTATTCGCAAACTAAAAGAGGTCATTAATCCTAAAATGACCTTAATTTTAAATAATGAAGAACCACGATCCCGATTTTTTGAGGAAATCGCCCGTCGTTCCATTTATTACAGCGTTTCTCGCCACGACGAATCCTTTACCAAAGGCAACGATTATCCCACTCAGGCTTGTCCTAAATGTCATCATGACATGAGCTTTGACTACTACAATGTAGATAGTATTGGGGCATTCCATTGTGAGCACTGTGGCTTTGCCAGTAAAACAAATCCCGAATATGAAGTGACGGATATTAATTTTAGCGATAAAACCTTTAAATTAAAAGATGTAGTCTTTCACATGCCCTATGATTTACCCTTTATGTTTTACAATTATGCCGGTGCATTGGCTGTTTGTGAAGAGATCTGCGGTATTGCTCCGGTTGCGGCAGCAAAAGCGTTTGAAAATTTCAAAAACATCGGCGGTCGGTTTGAAGTACTGAAGTATAATCATAAGACGATTAAATACATGCGGATCAAACAGGAAAATCCCGATACCCTTCAAAGTGCCTTAAATATTATGGCATCCGATAACAATGAAAAAATGGTGGCCTTGGGTTTATATGTAGTCAATGATTTTGTACCCCATTATATCAACACCTTCTACGCCTTTGACTGCGATTTTAAACCACTCGTCGACTCAAACGTCGAGAGATATCTCTGTTTTTCTGAACACGTCTCTTACGATACCGCCAACCGGCTGATCTATGAAGGGGTCAGCAAAGATGACATTACCATTATGGACAGCGATGATATCAAGGAAATCTTTGCCGAGATTGATCGGGCAGAAACCGATAATATTTATTTAATCACATGGATTTCCACCTTTGAAAAGATGAAAAAATTCATCGAAGGAGGACAGAACTAA
- the mnmA gene encoding tRNA 2-thiouridine(34) synthase MnmA, giving the protein MNDKEEHSVKKKKVIIGLSGGIDSAASAYLLKNEGYEVIGVTFNFFNAANTIKASKAVAEKLNIEHHVLEAQDQFKEKVIEPFVDGYKNGETPNPCMICNQQMKFRLLREFADANDQAMIATGHYAEVRKVGDDYHLWASQNPNKDQSYFLYHLDQQTLSRLIFPLNRFESKDDVRKIIMELLPELSRGGESQGICFIPKKSHSLFLKQAVFGSNPTPTGNFVDRSGKILGRHTGIHGFTLGQTRGLGIHSVKRLAVIDVIPETNTIVVDEEESLYQSEIFIDQLYFQLKEGLPEAGFTFKTCRWGYEYKGLVEIISDNQAIVHCHKPVRAPTPGQALVFYRERQVLGGGIIKRF; this is encoded by the coding sequence GTGAACGATAAAGAAGAGCATTCAGTGAAAAAGAAAAAAGTGATTATTGGACTAAGCGGCGGAATCGATAGCGCCGCTTCCGCTTATCTGTTAAAAAATGAAGGTTACGAGGTTATTGGCGTAACCTTTAATTTTTTTAATGCCGCAAACACCATTAAAGCGTCTAAAGCGGTCGCCGAAAAATTGAATATCGAACATCATGTTCTGGAAGCACAGGATCAGTTTAAGGAAAAAGTTATTGAGCCGTTTGTCGACGGTTACAAGAACGGGGAAACCCCCAACCCCTGTATGATATGCAATCAGCAGATGAAATTCAGATTGCTACGGGAATTTGCCGATGCCAATGATCAGGCGATGATTGCTACCGGGCACTATGCTGAAGTTCGGAAAGTGGGCGACGATTATCATCTTTGGGCCAGCCAGAATCCCAATAAGGATCAGTCTTATTTTTTGTATCATCTGGATCAGCAAACTTTGAGCCGACTCATCTTTCCGTTGAACCGTTTTGAATCCAAGGATGACGTGCGAAAGATTATTATGGAGTTATTGCCTGAGCTTTCTCGGGGCGGTGAAAGTCAAGGGATTTGTTTTATCCCTAAAAAAAGCCACAGTTTATTTCTAAAACAAGCAGTTTTTGGATCCAATCCCACGCCAACCGGCAATTTTGTGGATCGGTCCGGAAAAATACTGGGCCGGCATACGGGGATTCATGGTTTTACCCTGGGTCAAACCCGGGGGTTGGGGATCCACAGTGTTAAACGATTGGCGGTCATTGATGTGATCCCCGAGACCAATACGATTGTTGTGGATGAAGAGGAATCCCTTTATCAAAGCGAAATTTTTATTGATCAGCTATATTTCCAACTTAAAGAAGGTTTGCCGGAAGCAGGGTTTACGTTTAAAACCTGTCGATGGGGGTATGAATACAAAGGTCTCGTTGAAATAATTTCTGATAATCAGGCTATCGTTCATTGCCACAAACCGGTACGAGCACCGACCCCGGGTCAAGCCCTGGTTTTTTATCGTGAGCGTCAGGTTCTGGGCGGGGGAATAATAAAAAGATTTTAA
- a CDS encoding ACT domain-containing protein gives MLISQLSVFIENKKGHLSKITKVLKEAHVDIRAISVFDSAEFGILRIVVDKPEVAAEALKKAGHVVKQSYVLAIDPSDKVGSLYDVFTLLADNDVNIEYVYSFVMPNNQGSPLIILKADDQEKAIALLTASDFSLIPKEDVYNVK, from the coding sequence ATGCTTATTAGTCAATTGTCTGTCTTTATTGAAAACAAAAAAGGCCATCTCAGTAAAATTACCAAAGTCTTAAAAGAAGCCCATGTGGATATCCGGGCTATTTCCGTTTTTGACAGCGCTGAATTCGGTATTTTGCGTATCGTCGTCGATAAACCCGAAGTCGCTGCTGAAGCCCTGAAAAAAGCCGGTCATGTCGTCAAACAAAGTTATGTTCTGGCCATTGATCCATCCGACAAGGTTGGCAGCCTCTATGATGTCTTCACCCTGCTCGCCGACAATGATGTCAATATTGAATATGTCTATTCATTTGTAATGCCCAATAACCAGGGCTCTCCCCTGATTATATTAAAAGCCGACGATCAGGAAAAAGCCATCGCCCTTTTAACGGCTTCCGATTTTTCGCTGATTCCCAAAGAAGACGTCTATAACGTTAAATAG
- a CDS encoding zinc-ribbon domain-containing protein, producing MEDRTLICQDCGEEFVFTVGEQEFYQEKGFDNEPKRCRECRTKRKQTRRPRNSNF from the coding sequence ATGGAAGACAGAACTTTAATTTGTCAAGATTGTGGCGAAGAATTTGTATTTACAGTAGGTGAACAAGAATTCTACCAGGAAAAAGGTTTTGACAATGAACCAAAAAGATGTCGTGAATGTCGAACAAAAAGAAAACAAACTAGAAGACCAAGAAACAGCAACTTCTAG
- a CDS encoding GIY-YIG nuclease family protein — translation MIDKAYVYILKCNDNTLYTGWTNNIEARISVHNSGNGAKYTRGRLPVTLVYLESFETRSEALSREITIKRMSKKKKMELISNYE, via the coding sequence ATGATAGACAAGGCTTACGTTTATATACTAAAATGTAATGATAATACACTTTATACAGGATGGACGAATAATATCGAAGCGCGCATCAGTGTTCATAATTCCGGTAATGGCGCCAAGTATACCAGAGGACGTCTTCCGGTTACGCTGGTTTATCTGGAATCATTTGAAACCAGATCTGAAGCACTCAGTCGGGAGATTACCATCAAGCGCATGTCAAAAAAGAAAAAAATGGAATTAATCAGTAATTACGAATAA
- a CDS encoding phenylacetate--CoA ligase, whose protein sequence is MKIWSEKEKMSRDELRKIQFKRLKKTLNHVYENVPYYHEKFKAAGVKPVDIRNLEDLRLLPLTTKEDLRMNYPFGLFAVPKNKIIRYHASSGTTGKPTVVGYTKHDIKVWREVIARLVTMGGVTNEDTAQITFGFGLFTGAFGLQQGLEKVGAGVIPMSSGNTQKQIMIMQDFQVTTLIGTPSYALHLAEAAQEMGIDPKEELFLKYGLFGGEGSTEEMRAKLNEAWGIISTENYGMSELIGPGVSGECQAFKGMHINEDHFIAEIIDPVTLEVLPEGSVGELVITPITKEALPLIRYRTKDITKLDTTPCDCGRTSARMAKITGRTDDMLIIGGVNVFPSQIEGVLLGIKGIGSNYQIRVLKKGYLDRIEIDVEVVNSDLLLSVTLLDKLYKEIETKLHTILGIHAGIHLVEPKSLTRSEGKAKRVIDLRSEKLGG, encoded by the coding sequence ATGAAAATATGGTCTGAAAAAGAAAAAATGTCCCGGGACGAACTCCGGAAAATTCAATTCAAACGCTTAAAGAAAACCCTCAATCATGTCTATGAAAATGTCCCTTATTATCATGAAAAATTTAAAGCCGCTGGTGTCAAACCAGTTGATATAAGAAATCTGGAAGATCTCCGGTTATTGCCACTGACCACCAAAGAAGATCTGCGCATGAACTATCCATTTGGGCTCTTTGCCGTGCCCAAAAACAAGATTATCCGCTACCACGCCTCTTCCGGCACAACCGGAAAACCCACCGTGGTCGGCTACACCAAACATGATATCAAAGTTTGGCGGGAAGTTATTGCCCGACTGGTCACCATGGGTGGGGTCACCAATGAAGATACAGCGCAAATCACCTTTGGCTTTGGTCTGTTTACCGGTGCCTTCGGATTGCAGCAAGGTTTAGAAAAAGTTGGCGCTGGGGTAATCCCGATGTCTTCTGGTAATACCCAAAAGCAGATTATGATCATGCAGGATTTTCAGGTCACCACCCTGATCGGAACCCCCTCCTATGCCCTGCATCTGGCCGAAGCGGCTCAGGAAATGGGCATTGATCCCAAAGAAGAACTTTTCCTTAAATATGGTCTATTTGGCGGCGAAGGCTCAACCGAAGAAATGCGAGCCAAGCTTAACGAGGCCTGGGGCATTATCTCCACCGAGAATTACGGTATGAGCGAACTGATCGGTCCCGGCGTTTCCGGCGAGTGTCAGGCATTTAAAGGCATGCACATTAATGAAGATCACTTTATTGCTGAAATCATTGATCCCGTTACGCTGGAAGTTTTACCCGAAGGATCAGTGGGCGAGCTGGTCATTACCCCCATCACCAAAGAAGCCCTACCGCTGATTCGCTATCGGACCAAAGATATCACTAAACTGGATACGACCCCCTGTGACTGCGGCCGTACTTCAGCCCGAATGGCCAAAATAACCGGCCGTACTGATGATATGCTGATCATCGGTGGTGTTAATGTCTTCCCATCTCAAATTGAAGGCGTCCTTTTAGGAATTAAGGGCATCGGTTCCAATTATCAGATTCGGGTGCTCAAAAAAGGGTATCTAGATCGTATCGAAATCGATGTGGAAGTGGTCAATTCGGATTTACTACTGTCTGTAACGCTGCTTGATAAGCTTTATAAAGAAATTGAAACCAAGCTTCATACCATTCTTGGCATCCATGCCGGCATTCATCTGGTTGAACCCAAAAGTTTGACCCGCTCCGAAGGAAAAGCCAAACGCGTCATCGATCTGCGATCAGAAAAACTAGGAGGTTAA
- a CDS encoding cobalamin biosynthesis protein CobQ: MAQIIKIGWLFPNMFNLHGDRGNLLAITAEAQRRGYAVEIEQISLDTETFNPMVFDFLFCPPGEMEHFKPVVEFLKPHKDELSAFIEEHPMLVTGTTVSLFGQMIQRDDQSTIAGLGMLSLETTENHSVYGDDIYFSCQYNGKEMEIIGSQIQMMDIEINEESPFGRLKYGYGNTGKTRFEGVISGKGIFTNTLGPILVCNPWLTEEIINLIEVNKGWIAFEEHRDNSLELKSLKTKTALIEKKETRLKKLSER, translated from the coding sequence ATGGCGCAGATCATAAAAATAGGATGGCTTTTCCCCAATATGTTTAATTTACATGGCGACCGGGGTAATCTTTTAGCCATCACGGCAGAGGCCCAAAGACGGGGCTATGCAGTCGAAATAGAACAAATCAGTCTGGATACCGAAACCTTTAATCCCATGGTTTTTGATTTTCTTTTCTGTCCGCCTGGCGAAATGGAACATTTCAAGCCAGTAGTTGAATTTTTAAAACCCCATAAAGACGAACTGAGCGCTTTTATTGAAGAGCATCCAATGCTGGTGACCGGGACAACCGTCAGTTTATTTGGTCAAATGATACAACGTGATGATCAAAGTACGATTGCGGGATTGGGAATGCTCAGTCTGGAAACGACCGAAAATCATTCGGTATATGGCGATGACATTTATTTCAGCTGTCAATATAATGGTAAAGAAATGGAAATAATTGGCAGTCAGATTCAAATGATGGATATCGAAATCAATGAAGAATCGCCCTTTGGACGGCTGAAATACGGTTATGGAAATACTGGCAAAACGAGATTCGAAGGCGTCATCAGCGGTAAGGGGATTTTTACAAATACCCTGGGGCCGATTCTGGTGTGCAATCCCTGGTTGACTGAAGAAATCATCAATTTGATTGAAGTCAATAAAGGCTGGATCGCCTTCGAAGAACATCGGGACAATTCTCTGGAATTGAAATCATTAAAAACGAAGACCGCGTTGATTGAGAAAAAAGAAACCCGGCTTAAAAAGCTGAGTGAACGATAA
- a CDS encoding glutamine--tRNA ligase/YqeY domain fusion protein: protein MEPTEKKTNFITNAIDQDIANKIYTNDRVHTRFPPEPNGYLHIGHAKASLLNYRIARQYNGKFNLRFDDTNPIKEDMEYVDSIKEDLTWLGVKWDDRLFFASSYFDKMAEYAVELIKKGLAFVDQLTAEEMREYRGNLTEPGKESPYRTRSIEDNLSLFKQMKAGNLPEGSHILRAKIDMASPNMNMRDPAIYRIMHTKHHSTEEDWFIYPMYDYAHPIEDAIEGITHSLCTLEFEDHRPFYDWVLSNIDDFKKEPPRQIEFAKLNLTKTIVGKRFLKQLVDEKIVDGWDDPRLATISGLRRRGFTPESIQAFCEAIGVAKTNSTVDIAMLEHFIRDDLKLKAPRLMAVTDPLKVTITNYPENEIEWVELPLNQENPETGDYTTPFGREIYIDRADFMEIPPKKFFRLFPGNEVRLRGAYFITCQEMIKDKAGQVIELKCTYDPATKSGSGCERKVKGTIHWVNIAHATEVELHLYDYLVEDDAGLNKDNFLERINPKSLEIVKAYVEPELMKTTAYEKFQFIRNGFYSVDPKYSTSDAPVFNQIVSLKSSWKPTN from the coding sequence ATGGAGCCCACAGAAAAAAAGACGAATTTTATCACCAATGCAATTGATCAGGACATTGCCAACAAGATCTACACCAATGATCGTGTTCACACCCGCTTCCCCCCCGAACCAAATGGATATTTACATATAGGTCATGCCAAAGCTTCACTTCTCAACTACCGAATTGCCCGACAATACAACGGTAAATTTAATCTCCGTTTTGATGATACCAATCCGATTAAAGAAGATATGGAATATGTTGATTCGATTAAAGAAGATCTGACCTGGCTGGGCGTAAAATGGGACGACCGTCTTTTTTTCGCCTCCAGTTATTTTGATAAAATGGCGGAGTATGCTGTTGAACTGATCAAAAAAGGTTTGGCCTTTGTTGATCAGCTTACTGCCGAAGAAATGCGCGAATATCGGGGAAACCTCACCGAACCGGGTAAAGAAAGCCCTTACCGCACCCGCAGCATCGAAGACAATCTAAGTCTATTTAAACAAATGAAGGCTGGCAACTTACCGGAAGGCTCGCACATTCTTAGAGCTAAAATTGATATGGCCAGCCCCAATATGAACATGCGAGACCCTGCCATCTACCGGATTATGCACACCAAACACCATTCCACCGAGGAAGACTGGTTTATTTACCCGATGTACGATTATGCCCATCCGATTGAAGATGCCATTGAAGGCATTACCCATTCACTATGCACCCTGGAATTCGAGGATCACCGACCTTTTTATGACTGGGTGCTATCAAACATTGATGATTTTAAAAAGGAACCACCCCGACAAATTGAATTTGCCAAACTTAACCTGACTAAAACCATTGTCGGTAAACGCTTCTTAAAACAACTGGTGGATGAAAAGATCGTTGATGGCTGGGACGATCCCCGACTTGCCACCATTTCCGGGTTACGTCGCCGAGGATTTACGCCAGAATCAATCCAGGCTTTCTGTGAAGCCATTGGCGTCGCCAAAACCAACAGCACCGTGGATATCGCCATGCTGGAGCACTTTATCCGGGATGACTTAAAACTTAAAGCCCCCCGTTTGATGGCCGTCACCGACCCGCTTAAGGTCACCATCACCAATTATCCAGAAAACGAGATCGAATGGGTCGAGTTACCACTTAATCAAGAAAATCCCGAAACGGGAGACTATACGACTCCATTTGGACGAGAAATTTATATTGATCGGGCTGATTTTATGGAAATACCTCCCAAAAAGTTTTTCCGTCTGTTCCCTGGCAATGAAGTCCGCTTAAGAGGCGCCTACTTTATTACCTGTCAGGAAATGATTAAAGACAAGGCCGGCCAAGTCATTGAACTAAAATGTACCTATGACCCGGCCACCAAATCCGGCAGTGGTTGCGAACGCAAGGTTAAAGGCACCATCCACTGGGTAAACATCGCTCATGCGACTGAAGTGGAGCTTCATCTCTATGATTATCTGGTTGAAGATGATGCCGGCCTCAATAAAGACAATTTTCTGGAACGCATCAACCCAAAATCACTGGAAATAGTTAAAGCCTACGTTGAACCAGAACTGATGAAAACAACAGCATACGAAAAATTCCAGTTTATTCGCAATGGTTTTTATTCGGTGGATCCCAAATATTCGACATCGGATGCCCCGGTTTTTAACCAAATTGTTTCACTCAAAAGTTCCTGGAAACCGACAAACTAA
- a CDS encoding aminopeptidase, producing the protein MRDQRLLKYAQTLINYSLYVKKDEWVVIRGSELAMPLIKECYREILKVGAHPTVLLNPEGLSEILLKDGSDDQLQFNSPIMMEVYSKADKVLNILGDHNLKALTAIPSDRIALQRRSGAPITKIYNERVAQGLMDWTLCLYPTESGAQEANMSLSDYEDFVFEACFINNPDPIASWQKIHDDQEAMVDYLNKKTQFHIITSDTDLTLSTENRIWINSDGHHNFPSGEVFTAPVRESVNGTIRFTFPGIYSGQEIEDIQLTFKDGQVVKASAKRGEELLHSLLKTDEGSQYAGEFAIGTNYGISKFTKNMLFDEKIGGTIHVALGKSYPECGPINDSLLHWDMLCDMKNGGQIFADGELFYENGMFIKK; encoded by the coding sequence ATGAGAGATCAACGTCTGCTGAAATATGCACAAACCCTAATAAATTATTCCCTCTACGTTAAAAAGGATGAATGGGTTGTAATCCGTGGCTCAGAGTTGGCCATGCCACTAATTAAAGAGTGTTATCGGGAAATTTTGAAAGTGGGTGCTCACCCCACCGTTTTACTCAATCCCGAGGGACTTTCCGAAATTCTGCTTAAAGACGGCAGTGATGATCAACTGCAGTTTAATTCCCCGATTATGATGGAGGTTTACTCAAAGGCCGATAAGGTTTTGAACATTCTGGGGGATCATAATCTCAAAGCATTGACCGCCATCCCCAGCGACCGCATCGCATTGCAACGCCGATCCGGGGCGCCGATCACAAAAATTTACAACGAACGGGTGGCTCAGGGATTAATGGATTGGACCCTCTGTCTCTACCCCACTGAAAGCGGCGCTCAGGAAGCCAACATGTCACTCTCTGACTATGAGGACTTTGTTTTTGAAGCTTGTTTCATCAATAACCCCGACCCCATCGCTTCCTGGCAGAAAATCCATGACGATCAGGAAGCGATGGTTGACTATTTAAATAAGAAGACTCAATTCCATATTATCACCTCGGATACCGACCTTACTCTGAGCACAGAAAATCGCATTTGGATCAACTCCGATGGTCACCACAATTTCCCCAGCGGTGAGGTCTTTACCGCACCGGTGCGCGAGAGCGTCAACGGCACGATTCGATTCACCTTCCCGGGTATTTACAGTGGTCAGGAAATTGAAGACATCCAGCTCACCTTTAAAGATGGTCAAGTCGTTAAGGCCAGTGCCAAACGCGGAGAAGAATTACTGCACTCGCTACTCAAAACCGATGAAGGTTCCCAATATGCTGGTGAATTTGCCATAGGCACCAACTATGGGATCAGTAAATTCACTAAAAACATGCTTTTTGACGAGAAAATCGGTGGCACCATCCATGTTGCTTTGGGTAAATCCTACCCGGAATGCGGCCCGATTAACGATTCCCTGCTCCACTGGGATATGCTCTGTGATATGAAAAACGGCGGCCAGATCTTTGCTGACGGCGAACTCTTCTATGAGAATGGGATGTTTATAAAAAAATAG